The following proteins come from a genomic window of Nicotiana tomentosiformis chromosome 12, ASM39032v3, whole genome shotgun sequence:
- the LOC138903111 gene encoding interactor of constitutive active ROPs 4-like: MDPDRKRSIIITILEDAQVLSTPVGVVSYLRCLVTEEDQAKMNEVDVSCLFNEAQQSLNWLEAEARELTEKKETYKLLSEQHEEAIKNLRAELDAAQKEYADLVEQELFFEVSDDDLAIATNDQTSQVQQKVDRIDQLRAKMNEVQAMADVWKERIDRLASEKETAQEHLASVKVQLQVAKEKSDAQARQNEDLQAQLGSTIDERDALGKELKIARSESETTRADAEEMVAQYRASVEAVEARLKVTVEYVKRFSRRETLEVIHTCGFDFSTEIKNARG; this comes from the exons ATGGATCCCGACCGTAAGAGGTCAATAATCATCACCATCCTGGAGGATGCCCAAGTTCTTTCTACCCCCGTTGGAGTGGTGAGCTACCTCCGGTGCCTGGTAACCGAAGAAGACCAGgcaaaaatgaacgaggtggatgTGTCGTGCTTGTTCAATGAAGCGCAGCAGTCGCTGAACTGG CTTGAGGCTGAGGCCAGGGAGCTCACCGAGAAGAAGGAAAcgtataagcttctcagcgagcaacacgAAGAAGCTATCAAGAATCTCCGGGCCGAGTTGGATGCGGCTCAAAAGGAGTATGCCGACCTGGTAGAACAGGAATTGTTTTTTGAAGTTAGCGATGATGACTTAGCCATTGCGACTAACGATCAAACCTCGCAGGTCCAGCAGAAGGTTGACCGGATCGACCAGCTCCGGGCTAAAATGAATGAGGTCCAGGCAATGGCCGATGTCTGGAAGGAAAGAATCGACCGACTAGCTTCAGAGAAGGAGACCGCCCAAGAGCATCTAGCATCGGTAAAGGTCCAACTCCAAGTGGCGAAAGAGAAATCCGATGCACAGGCTCGACAAAATGAGGACCTCCAAGCTCAACTAGGATCCACTATTGATGAACGGGATGCCCTTGGCAAGGAGCTTAAAATAGCAAGGTCTGAGTCGGAGACAACCAGGGCCGAcgctgaagagatggtggcccagtataggGCTAGTGTTGAGGCAGTCGAGGCCCGTCTGAAAGTTACTGTTGAGTACGTGAAGCGGTTttctcgaagggagaccctcgaggtgATCCATACCTGTGGTTTTGACTTTTCAACCGAGATCAAAAATGCTCGAGGTTGA